The following coding sequences lie in one Lolium perenne isolate Kyuss_39 chromosome 2, Kyuss_2.0, whole genome shotgun sequence genomic window:
- the LOC127333769 gene encoding uncharacterized protein, whose protein sequence is MGHHCCSKQKVKRGLWSPEEDEKLLRYITANGHSCWSAVPKNAGLQRCGKSCRLRWINYLRPDLKRGTFTEQEERTILDVHRILGNRWAQIAKHLPGRTDNEVKNFWNSCIKKKLIAQGLDPKTHNLLPASKNLLHAHGGSGTANNPSNNHAASQFHSSNGNDTPPFTISSPTKAPATVAVPPSMVPPPGLYDVPNPGMANGQHDEHAHHHAAVAMQQGYPYNDHTNNGALLMSFTDQNSAGVHASMDFLNGSSNSSSSMEHAAGMPNAGNGFNQGMGMSAFMDETAAMWATVVEPDGMGGGIEMSHQHLQQQGLGQEEVVGPPAPIMMNGGAAAAKGVDMMDVSSAVYGSAVATTAFDLELMESCGMFYSGSGHGIGIDQLQWDC, encoded by the exons ATGGGGCACCACTGCTGCAGCAAGCAGAAGGTCAAGCGGGGgctgtggtcgccggaggaggacgaGAAGCTCCTCAGGTACATCACGGCCAACGGACACAGCTGCTGGAGCGCCGTCCCCAAGAACGCCG GGCTGCAGCGGTGCGGCAAGAGCTGCCGGCTCCGCTGGATCAACTACCTCCGCCCTGACCTCAAGCGCGGCACCTTCACGGAGCAGGAGGAGCGCACCATCCTCGACGTCCACCGCATCCTCGGCAACAG GTGGGCACAGATCGCCAAGCACCTTCCGGGGCGCACGGACAACGAGGTCAAGAACTTCTGGAACTCCTGCATCAAGAAGAAGCTCATCGCGCAGGGCCTCGACCCCAAGACACACAACCTGCTCCCGGCCTCCAAGAACCTCCTCCATGCCCATGGCGGCAGCGGCACCGCCAACAACCCTAGCAACAATCATGCTGCCTCCCAGTTTCACTCCTCCAACGGAAACGACACGCCGCCGTTCACCATCAGCTCCCCGACCAAAGCGCCTGCCACGGTTGCGGTGCCGCCATCCATGGTGCCACCGCCGGGATTGTACGACGTCCCTAACCCTGGCATGGCGAATGGGCAGCATGACGAGCACGCTCACCACCATGCCGCGGTGGCGATGCAGCAGGGCTACCCGTACAACGACCACACCAACAACGGTGCTTTGCTCATGAGCTTTACGGATCAGAACAGCGCCGGCGTCCACGCCTCCATGGACTTCCTGAATGGCTCCTCTAATTCGTCCTCTTCCATGGAGCACGCCGCCGGCATGCCTAACGCCGGCAACGGCTTCAACCAGGGCATGGGAATGTCGGCGTTCATGGACGAGACGGCAGCAATGTGGGCAACCGTCGTTGAGCCTGATGGAATGGGTGGAGGGATCGAAATGTCGCACCAGCACCTGCAGCAGCAAGGGTTGGGGCAGGAGGAGGTGGTTGGGCCGCCGGCGCCAATCATGATGAACGGCGGTGCGGCAGCTGCCAAGGGCGTGGATATGATGGACGTCTCTTCGGCGGTGTACGGATCCGCCGTTGCCACCACGGCCTTCGACCTGGAGCTGATGGAGTCGTGCGGGATGTTTTACAGCGGCTCCGGCCATGGCATCGGCATAGACCAGCTGCAATGGGATTGCTAA